The Methanocellales archaeon genome has a window encoding:
- a CDS encoding formate dehydrogenase subunit alpha, producing MAAKSKSILSELKMSRRTFAKLTALGAAATLGGYATSKKFTGKLFEKAAAAPTTNLVKTICSHCAVGCGVLGRVEDGELVRMEPWTDHPINAGGMCSKGTSIAEMVNSERRLRYPMKKKDGKWGRISWDEALTEIANKLKDVRSRYGPDSVMWMGSAKMTNEECYLFRKLAAFWGTNNVDHQARICHSTTVAGLANTWGFGAQTNNVNDMRHSKCIFFCGSNAAEAHPVSMQHILEAKDRGARIIVADPRFTRTAAKADLFVRFRSGTTVPLLMGICNVIINNNWHDKKFIDNRTIGFDDFWEVCREYTPEVVEDITWAPADQIREMARMLYENKPSAIVWAMGQTQHTVGTNNIHMSGILNLILGHSAQSGGGCQPFRGHDNVQGSTDACILADNLPAYYGLTEAAWKHWCAVWGVDYDWMLGRFENKELMEKNGFTVSRWYEGVLKPEAEIDQPRNLKVVFVWGHSLNSITQMKKMKEAMEKIDLIVSVDPHSTIATSLADRPDGIIALPASTVFEKAGSVTTTGRQVQWRFKLVEPRYDSRPDMEILLELANKLGFGAEYTKNFRQYPEDVLREMNNGMRSIGMIGQTPERVKRQMENSATFTNRDTLRAEGGPCKGEYWGLPWPCWTDTHCGTPILYDSSKPVSDGGHDFRVRWGVAVPENAHNKHVGESLLRGDNPVPQSGYAYDLTGTEINKYLAAGNPPTGRGRARIWAWNLPDPVPIHREPIESPRPDLVDKYPTYADAPKFFRVMTEYKTFQQSRRNLVERYPIVLTTGRQVEHMGGGAETRSCPYLVELQPEMYVEINPALAADLGVKHWDMVWVETLRGRCKVRAYVTERVPYDEKRKLVFMPYHWAGIFEGESYEDRYPKDTAEMALGDSCNIITVDGYDRVTQMQETKVCLCNVYKA from the coding sequence ATGGCGGCAAAATCAAAATCTATCCTCAGTGAACTCAAGATGAGCAGACGCACCTTCGCCAAATTGACTGCACTTGGTGCGGCTGCAACTCTTGGAGGATACGCAACTTCCAAGAAGTTTACAGGCAAACTATTTGAAAAAGCTGCAGCAGCACCTACGACAAATCTGGTTAAAACCATCTGTTCTCACTGTGCAGTGGGTTGTGGTGTGCTCGGAAGAGTAGAGGATGGCGAATTAGTTCGAATGGAACCTTGGACAGATCATCCGATAAATGCGGGTGGAATGTGCTCTAAAGGAACATCCATAGCAGAGATGGTAAATTCAGAACGTCGTCTTAGGTACCCCATGAAAAAGAAAGATGGAAAATGGGGGCGCATATCTTGGGACGAGGCATTGACGGAGATAGCAAATAAACTAAAAGACGTTAGAAGCAGGTATGGACCAGACTCAGTGATGTGGATGGGCTCTGCGAAGATGACCAACGAGGAATGTTATCTTTTCAGAAAACTCGCTGCATTCTGGGGGACGAACAACGTTGATCACCAGGCGAGAATATGTCACTCCACTACAGTGGCTGGATTGGCTAACACGTGGGGCTTTGGCGCTCAGACGAATAATGTGAACGATATGCGGCACTCGAAATGCATATTCTTCTGCGGCTCCAATGCGGCAGAGGCACATCCGGTGAGCATGCAGCACATCCTTGAGGCAAAGGACCGGGGTGCAAGGATTATCGTCGCTGATCCGAGATTCACGAGAACTGCTGCAAAGGCAGATCTATTTGTGAGGTTCCGTTCTGGAACCACCGTTCCACTGCTGATGGGAATATGTAACGTTATAATCAACAACAACTGGCACGATAAGAAGTTCATAGATAACAGGACGATAGGATTCGATGACTTCTGGGAGGTTTGTAGAGAATATACTCCTGAGGTCGTAGAGGATATCACCTGGGCTCCGGCTGATCAGATACGGGAAATGGCACGAATGCTTTACGAGAACAAACCCTCGGCAATCGTCTGGGCGATGGGACAGACGCAGCACACCGTAGGAACGAATAATATCCACATGTCGGGAATCCTAAATCTGATCCTCGGTCATTCCGCCCAATCAGGAGGTGGATGTCAGCCATTTAGGGGGCATGACAACGTGCAGGGCTCTACCGACGCATGCATTCTGGCAGACAATCTGCCAGCCTATTATGGTCTGACAGAAGCTGCATGGAAGCACTGGTGTGCAGTTTGGGGTGTTGATTATGACTGGATGCTGGGCAGGTTCGAGAACAAGGAACTGATGGAAAAGAATGGCTTTACTGTCTCAAGATGGTACGAGGGCGTTCTGAAGCCAGAAGCTGAAATCGATCAGCCACGCAATCTCAAGGTGGTCTTCGTCTGGGGACACTCGTTGAACTCCATTACTCAGATGAAGAAGATGAAAGAGGCTATGGAGAAGATCGATCTAATCGTCAGCGTTGACCCACATTCGACCATTGCTACGTCCTTGGCAGACAGACCAGACGGCATCATAGCACTTCCAGCATCTACGGTATTTGAGAAGGCGGGGAGCGTTACAACTACCGGAAGGCAGGTACAGTGGAGATTCAAACTAGTTGAGCCAAGATACGACAGCAGACCAGACATGGAAATCCTGCTGGAGTTGGCAAACAAACTGGGCTTTGGCGCCGAGTACACGAAGAACTTCCGCCAGTACCCGGAGGACGTCCTGAGAGAGATGAACAATGGGATGAGATCAATCGGCATGATTGGACAGACCCCCGAGAGAGTAAAGAGGCAGATGGAGAATTCAGCCACTTTCACCAATAGAGACACTCTGCGTGCTGAAGGTGGCCCTTGTAAGGGAGAGTATTGGGGTCTACCATGGCCATGTTGGACCGATACACACTGCGGAACGCCCATACTTTACGATTCAAGCAAGCCTGTGAGTGATGGAGGGCATGACTTCAGAGTTAGGTGGGGTGTAGCAGTACCTGAGAACGCTCATAACAAGCACGTCGGAGAAAGCCTACTTCGAGGAGACAATCCAGTACCCCAATCTGGATATGCCTATGACCTTACTGGTACCGAGATAAACAAATATCTCGCTGCAGGCAATCCACCTACTGGAAGGGGCAGAGCCAGAATCTGGGCATGGAACCTGCCAGACCCAGTTCCAATACACAGGGAGCCAATAGAAAGCCCAAGACCAGATCTCGTAGATAAGTATCCAACTTATGCGGATGCCCCAAAATTCTTCAGGGTCATGACAGAATACAAAACCTTCCAGCAGTCCAGGAGGAATTTGGTTGAAAGATACCCAATTGTCCTGACTACGGGAAGACAAGTTGAGCACATGGGTGGCGGGGCAGAGACAAGATCCTGTCCTTATCTAGTAGAACTTCAACCAGAGATGTATGTGGAGATCAATCCTGCCCTGGCAGCAGACCTAGGGGTCAAACACTGGGATATGGTGTGGGTTGAGACGTTGAGAGGAAGGTGCAAAGTGAGAGCATACGTTACTGAGAGAGTGCCCTATGACGAGAAGAGGAAGCTGGTTTTCATGCCATATCACTGGGCAGGGATTTTTGAGGGAGAATCCTATGAGGACAGATACCCCAAAGATACCGCCGAAATGGCACTCGGAGACTCGTGCAACATCATCACAGTCGATGGATACGACAGGGTAACACAGATGCAGGAGACGAAAGTCTGTCTCTGCAATGTCTATAAGGCATAG
- a CDS encoding 4Fe-4S dicluster domain-containing protein produces the protein MTTYKVLPIIERCIKCGGCEVACKQQNDVPMGIRRIRGITLNEGTPNEMNVPLSCMHCADPPCMAACPARAISKREDGIVLVDKDKCIGCGYCSWACPFGAPQFLGGLPFTTRGKMDKCTLCVTPFEQKDENGDRIEREPNPRCSAFCSTKALLVGDAEEISAIYRERVAARLKPGTLL, from the coding sequence ATGACAACATACAAGGTCTTACCTATCATAGAGCGATGCATAAAATGTGGGGGCTGTGAGGTAGCATGCAAGCAGCAGAACGACGTTCCAATGGGCATACGTCGCATTAGAGGTATAACTCTCAATGAGGGAACACCTAACGAGATGAACGTGCCATTATCGTGCATGCACTGTGCAGACCCTCCGTGTATGGCTGCATGCCCCGCGAGAGCAATATCCAAGCGAGAGGATGGCATCGTCTTAGTTGACAAGGACAAGTGCATTGGTTGCGGCTACTGTTCTTGGGCCTGCCCATTCGGAGCTCCACAGTTCCTTGGAGGATTGCCCTTCACTACCAGGGGCAAGATGGATAAATGCACTTTATGCGTGACGCCCTTCGAGCAGAAGGATGAGAATGGTGATAGAATTGAGAGAGAGCCCAATCCAAGATGTTCGGCTTTCTGTTCAACCAAAGCCCTACTCGTCGGAGATGCAGAAGAAATCAGTGCAATCTATCGGGAGAGAGTTGCAGCGAGGCTAAAGCCAGGGACCCTACTGTAG
- a CDS encoding molybdenum cofactor guanylyltransferase has protein sequence MRSAIILAGGKSTRINTNKSMAQIGKKKMIEHVLDNVSGIVDEVLVVVGDVAQREKISPVICRARLTYDSILDYGPVAGILAGLQCAKGDYVMVVACDMPFVNPDVVDFLFSLAKGYDAVVPRWPDGNIEPLHAVYKRKSTIKACEGAIQKDDRRIISPLKALSRVRYVSIEKIKKIDPDLRTFINVNTMEDLERTSK, from the coding sequence ATGAGATCAGCCATCATACTGGCCGGTGGCAAAAGCACTAGAATTAATACGAACAAGTCCATGGCTCAGATCGGAAAGAAGAAGATGATCGAGCATGTGCTTGATAATGTTTCTGGGATTGTGGATGAGGTGCTCGTTGTTGTCGGTGACGTAGCTCAGAGAGAAAAAATTTCCCCAGTGATCTGTAGAGCGAGGCTAACCTATGATTCCATCCTAGATTATGGTCCGGTGGCAGGCATCTTGGCTGGACTGCAATGCGCAAAAGGCGACTATGTAATGGTAGTTGCTTGTGATATGCCGTTCGTCAATCCAGATGTCGTCGATTTTCTATTTTCTTTGGCAAAGGGGTATGATGCAGTGGTGCCAAGATGGCCAGATGGCAATATAGAGCCGTTGCATGCCGTTTACAAGAGGAAAAGCACGATCAAGGCCTGTGAAGGCGCCATACAGAAGGACGATCGCAGGATCATATCGCCGTTAAAAGCTTTGTCAAGGGTTAGATATGTATCAATCGAGAAGATAAAAAAGATCGATCCTGACCTAAGGACGTTCATCAACGTGAACACCATGGAAGATCTGGAGAGGACATCTAAGTAA
- a CDS encoding LysR family transcriptional regulator has protein sequence MTELKAKVWLEKDGLPVLGEGRARLLEAIDEEHSIIKAAEKLGMSYRHAWGLVQKMKESLGEGVVISMRGGNEGGSTELNERGRRLLKEYYDKVHKLESALKEARL, from the coding sequence ATGACCGAATTAAAAGCAAAAGTATGGCTGGAAAAGGATGGATTGCCCGTATTGGGTGAGGGTCGAGCAAGATTGTTAGAAGCAATAGACGAAGAGCATTCAATCATTAAGGCTGCAGAAAAACTTGGAATGTCATACAGACATGCATGGGGCCTCGTCCAAAAGATGAAGGAGTCGTTAGGAGAGGGTGTCGTAATTTCAATGCGTGGCGGAAACGAGGGGGGCAGTACCGAGCTGAACGAGAGGGGACGTAGATTGCTAAAAGAATACTATGATAAGGTCCATAAACTGGAGAGCGCTCTGAAGGAAGCTCGCCTTTAG
- the wtpC gene encoding tungstate ABC transporter ATP-binding protein WtpC produces MIQIEGVSKDLGEFFLRDVDLEIYDNEYFVILGPTGAGKSVLLETLAGIYRPEKGRIFIDDQNITYIPPRKRNIGMVYQDYTLFPFLTVEENIAFGLKLRKMNKIKIKRKVEELEELLHISHLANRYPDTLSGGEQQKVAIARAIAIEPPILLLDEPLSALDTRTRKYLREELKRIKKELDITMVHVTHDQTEAMFLADRIGIMMDGEIVQVGTPREIFNEPINERVAEFVGVENILEGVIESNEDGITIVSIKGHRIEAVSNYSVGDKVRLCLRPEDITLVLSRDKSSARNSFKGMITQIVPLGALIQVNVNCSFPIIALVTKRSLEDIGLKEGDEVIVSFKATAIHILKQ; encoded by the coding sequence ATGATACAAATAGAGGGCGTCTCAAAGGATCTTGGTGAGTTCTTTTTACGTGACGTTGATCTTGAGATTTACGATAACGAGTATTTTGTTATTTTGGGACCCACAGGCGCAGGTAAATCTGTACTGTTGGAGACTTTAGCAGGCATTTATCGCCCAGAGAAGGGCAGAATATTCATCGACGATCAAAACATTACATATATACCGCCACGGAAGCGCAACATAGGTATGGTCTATCAAGATTACACTCTTTTTCCGTTTCTGACGGTCGAGGAGAACATTGCTTTTGGTCTCAAGCTGCGCAAAATGAACAAAATCAAGATTAAACGTAAGGTAGAGGAGCTTGAAGAGTTGTTGCATATTTCGCACCTTGCAAATCGGTATCCAGATACGCTCAGTGGCGGAGAGCAGCAGAAGGTTGCTATTGCAAGAGCCATTGCCATCGAACCCCCGATATTACTTTTGGATGAACCGTTATCTGCCTTAGACACACGAACAAGAAAGTATCTTCGAGAAGAGCTGAAGCGAATAAAGAAAGAATTGGATATCACCATGGTTCACGTCACACATGATCAGACGGAGGCAATGTTTCTGGCAGATAGAATTGGCATCATGATGGATGGCGAGATTGTACAAGTTGGCACACCTAGAGAAATATTCAATGAGCCGATAAACGAAAGAGTGGCTGAATTTGTTGGAGTGGAGAATATCCTAGAAGGAGTGATTGAGTCAAACGAAGACGGAATTACCATTGTCAGCATTAAAGGTCATAGAATAGAGGCTGTATCCAACTATTCGGTCGGCGATAAGGTACGTTTGTGCCTCAGACCAGAAGATATCACACTTGTGCTCTCTAGAGACAAGAGCAGCGCAAGAAATTCTTTCAAAGGAATGATAACCCAAATAGTGCCTTTGGGCGCTCTTATACAAGTGAATGTTAATTGTAGCTTTCCCATAATTGCGCTGGTCACAAAACGATCCCTAGAAGATATCGGACTTAAAGAAGGAGACGAAGTTATCGTTTCCTTTAAGGCTACTGCCATCCATATACTAAAACAATGA
- a CDS encoding ABC transporter permease translates to MLEELKESKIKISTIAASLILTAFILAVIICLVTHTTVSALMDSMLTEEIRFAIKLSLLTSGVSTVLCIAISIPVAYALARYEFSGKILVNTFLDAPLALPPLVAGVALLILFGTTDFGKSLAEMGLVFVFMPAGIIIAQFFVNVPYMFRILRGTFQGINPRYERVAKTLGCTESQAFWRVTLPMAKDGLLAGSVITWSKGIGEFGAALMVAGATRLKTETLPISLYLNMSCGELNLAIASATILIIISLVSLFIFERYGGFTHAF, encoded by the coding sequence ATGTTAGAAGAGTTGAAGGAGTCCAAAATTAAAATCAGCACGATTGCGGCAAGTTTAATTCTTACCGCCTTTATTTTGGCGGTAATTATCTGCTTGGTCACGCACACTACGGTATCGGCGTTAATGGACAGCATGCTTACAGAGGAAATACGATTCGCCATAAAATTGAGCTTGCTGACCTCAGGGGTATCCACCGTTCTATGTATTGCCATCTCAATACCAGTGGCATACGCACTAGCTAGATACGAGTTCTCGGGCAAGATTTTGGTTAACACCTTCTTGGATGCCCCCCTAGCTTTACCGCCTTTGGTCGCTGGAGTGGCATTGTTGATCCTATTCGGCACGACTGACTTCGGAAAATCGCTTGCTGAAATGGGGCTGGTATTTGTTTTCATGCCTGCAGGGATCATTATTGCCCAGTTTTTTGTCAACGTACCATATATGTTTAGGATACTTCGAGGGACTTTTCAAGGAATCAATCCGCGTTATGAGCGCGTCGCTAAGACGCTCGGCTGCACGGAAAGTCAAGCATTTTGGCGGGTGACGCTACCAATGGCCAAGGATGGACTCTTAGCAGGTTCGGTTATAACATGGTCGAAGGGGATAGGAGAGTTTGGCGCTGCACTTATGGTCGCTGGTGCAACACGATTGAAAACAGAGACTTTACCCATCTCATTATACTTGAATATGTCGTGTGGTGAGCTTAATTTAGCTATTGCGTCTGCAACGATTCTCATCATAATATCGCTTGTCTCACTCTTCATTTTTGAACGGTATGGAGGATTTACTCATGCATTTTAA
- the wtpA gene encoding tungstate ABC transporter substrate-binding protein WtpA codes for MEKRKLRILGVVIALLLGTLVVPCIPARAQGTQIIRVFHAGSLAVPLEEAAIQFEALHPGVDVQRQSHGSVEAIRQITEVGKIAEVLASADYSLIPSMMYPDFADWDVRFATNDLVLAYNPEKSSYAKEITPENWYEILRRDGVVFGFSNPNLDPCGYRTVMVFQLAELHYGDGQIFDDLILNKTAITISEEADGTYLIKTPEDMKPDTSKVDIRPKSVELVAFVEEGGLDYAFEYRSVAVQHGLSFVDLPVQIDLSSVDHADGYKKVKLQTSDGNINIGSPVVYGITVPKNADNADLGLEFVKFIISKPGQKIFSDMGQPAIVPAVGNGSIPEDLKPYVTGAAAAIPEETATSLMVYCGAGMRKPMDEIGSIFYEKHGVKIEYNYAGSNALLSQMELTKAGDCYMPGETMYIEIAAEKGFIDYQQMVCYHIPVITVPKGNPANIMCLEDLARKGVKLVWGDPQVAATGKTGVDILKKNNLYEKVWPNVIATVPTMNEVMVMIAMGQADASINWWDTVKFVKEIDVIEIPREQNEIQIVPMGTTTFTKYPNTAKKFVDFVASEEGKAIFEKHGFTAYPNPEYEEAISVSTPTPTLIAAPTPTPSYPGHPQETPEPTPTPTTKPTPAPTPAPAPTPKPTPVPTVRPILTPAPALTEPSVPGFEAAFAIVGLLAVAYLISGRKNNP; via the coding sequence ATGGAAAAAAGAAAATTAAGGATATTAGGGGTGGTTATCGCACTACTTCTGGGTACATTGGTAGTGCCTTGCATACCAGCAAGAGCACAGGGAACCCAAATAATAAGGGTCTTCCATGCAGGGAGCTTAGCAGTGCCTTTGGAAGAGGCGGCTATACAATTTGAAGCATTGCACCCAGGAGTGGATGTGCAACGCCAGTCACATGGCAGTGTTGAGGCCATAAGACAGATAACTGAGGTTGGGAAGATAGCAGAAGTGCTCGCATCCGCAGATTACTCACTCATACCAAGCATGATGTACCCAGATTTTGCCGATTGGGACGTTAGATTCGCGACTAATGACCTTGTGCTTGCGTACAATCCTGAAAAGAGCAGTTATGCAAAAGAAATAACTCCAGAAAACTGGTACGAGATCCTGCGTCGAGATGGAGTGGTATTCGGCTTCTCGAATCCGAACCTCGACCCTTGCGGGTATCGTACAGTAATGGTCTTTCAACTAGCGGAGTTGCACTACGGTGATGGCCAGATATTCGATGATTTAATCCTTAACAAAACTGCAATTACGATCAGTGAGGAGGCGGATGGAACATACCTTATAAAGACGCCGGAAGACATGAAACCAGACACCAGTAAGGTGGACATACGACCTAAATCGGTAGAGCTCGTGGCCTTTGTGGAGGAGGGGGGGCTTGACTATGCATTTGAGTACCGGAGCGTAGCCGTGCAGCACGGTCTCTCCTTCGTCGATTTGCCTGTGCAGATAGATCTAAGCAGTGTGGATCATGCCGATGGTTACAAAAAGGTCAAATTGCAAACATCGGATGGGAATATAAATATAGGATCGCCGGTGGTATACGGCATCACCGTGCCGAAGAATGCAGATAACGCAGATCTTGGTCTGGAATTCGTGAAATTTATCATCAGCAAGCCTGGACAGAAGATCTTTTCAGATATGGGACAACCTGCCATTGTGCCTGCTGTTGGGAATGGGAGTATACCAGAGGATCTGAAACCCTATGTGACCGGGGCAGCTGCAGCCATTCCTGAAGAAACTGCTACATCACTCATGGTATATTGCGGCGCCGGGATGCGAAAGCCGATGGACGAGATTGGAAGCATTTTTTATGAGAAACATGGAGTGAAAATAGAGTATAACTATGCTGGCTCCAATGCACTGCTCAGCCAGATGGAGCTGACGAAGGCGGGCGACTGCTATATGCCTGGGGAGACCATGTACATCGAAATCGCGGCCGAGAAGGGGTTCATCGATTACCAGCAGATGGTCTGCTACCATATACCGGTAATTACGGTGCCCAAGGGCAATCCCGCGAATATTATGTGTCTGGAAGACCTTGCCAGGAAAGGTGTAAAACTCGTGTGGGGCGATCCTCAGGTTGCGGCAACGGGTAAGACCGGCGTGGACATATTGAAGAAAAACAACCTCTACGAAAAGGTCTGGCCGAATGTGATCGCGACCGTGCCTACCATGAACGAGGTGATGGTGATGATCGCAATGGGCCAAGCTGATGCATCAATCAACTGGTGGGATACAGTAAAATTTGTCAAAGAGATTGATGTCATAGAGATACCCAGAGAACAAAATGAGATCCAAATCGTACCTATGGGCACAACGACTTTCACCAAGTACCCAAATACGGCGAAAAAGTTCGTCGATTTCGTAGCCTCGGAGGAGGGCAAAGCCATCTTTGAGAAGCACGGCTTTACCGCCTATCCAAATCCAGAATACGAAGAGGCTATTTCAGTGTCAACACCTACGCCAACGCTAATAGCAGCACCCACGCCAACACCATCATACCCAGGGCACCCACAAGAGACACCAGAACCTACGCCAACGCCAACAACCAAGCCAACGCCAGCACCTACTCCTGCACCAGCACCGACACCCAAACCAACACCAGTACCTACAGTTAGACCAATACTAACCCCAGCACCAGCACTAACAGAGCCAAGCGTACCGGGATTTGAAGCAGCCTTCGCAATCGTTGGACTCCTAGCGGTAGCATATCTGATATCGGGAAGGAAAAATAACCCATAA
- the wtpC gene encoding tungstate ABC transporter ATP-binding protein WtpC → MIEVRDLCKDWKEFSLKDITLDVKKGEYFVILGPTGAGKTLLLETIAGFHIPDKGDVWIEGRDVTLIPPEKRKIGFIYQDYSLFPHLTVEQNIAFGLKLKRTSKSNTNSARLKDIMNWLKISHLAHRYPSTLSGGEQQKVAIARAIAIEPPILLLDEPLSALDPRTKDYLRDELKLVKKEFGITMVHVTHDQTEALVLADRIAVLMNGRLMQVGTPYEIFNKPLNEELADFVGVENILYGNVRNKENGIAEIEINSGMTIFAVTEYCDGAVRVFVRPEDITISKSKGDSSARNVMSGKIRELQSIGALTRVKLDINLVALITKQSREILGLQNGDDVYATFKATSVHVVSG, encoded by the coding sequence ATGATAGAAGTAAGAGACTTATGCAAGGATTGGAAAGAGTTCTCCCTTAAGGATATAACACTAGATGTAAAAAAAGGAGAATATTTCGTTATTTTAGGGCCCACAGGCGCAGGTAAAACGTTACTTCTTGAGACCATTGCTGGATTCCACATCCCTGATAAAGGAGATGTCTGGATTGAGGGGCGCGATGTAACGCTTATTCCCCCAGAAAAGAGGAAAATTGGCTTCATTTATCAAGATTATTCCCTATTCCCCCATTTGACAGTTGAGCAAAACATAGCATTCGGTTTGAAATTAAAGAGGACATCAAAATCGAATACGAATAGTGCAAGATTGAAGGATATAATGAACTGGCTGAAGATTTCGCACCTCGCGCATCGTTATCCAAGCACGCTCAGTGGCGGAGAGCAACAGAAGGTGGCTATTGCAAGGGCCATTGCCATCGAACCCCCCATATTACTTTTGGATGAACCGTTATCTGCCTTAGATCCCAGAACGAAAGACTACCTAAGAGACGAGCTGAAGCTAGTGAAGAAAGAATTCGGTATCACCATGGTTCACGTCACACATGATCAGACGGAGGCGTTGGTGCTCGCTGATAGGATAGCGGTATTGATGAACGGCCGATTGATGCAAGTAGGCACACCCTATGAGATATTTAACAAACCACTGAACGAAGAATTAGCCGACTTTGTTGGTGTAGAAAATATACTCTATGGTAATGTTCGCAATAAGGAGAATGGTATTGCTGAAATAGAGATTAATTCTGGCATGACTATATTCGCTGTTACAGAATATTGTGATGGAGCTGTGAGAGTGTTCGTTAGACCCGAAGACATTACCATATCAAAAAGCAAAGGAGACAGCAGTGCTAGGAACGTTATGAGTGGTAAAATAAGAGAACTACAGAGCATAGGCGCTTTAACCCGGGTGAAACTAGATATCAATCTTGTTGCGCTTATTACCAAGCAATCACGTGAGATTCTTGGACTGCAAAATGGTGATGACGTCTACGCAACCTTCAAAGCAACTTCGGTGCACGTTGTGAGTGGATGA
- a CDS encoding ABC transporter permease: protein MKKISKLSFERIKQERVFTIFLFLGLVLVAFVFITLGNMFYKQAEDFSGLTAAATDPVVLKSIGISISMALIATLVAFFFGVPLAYFLARKEFAGKSIIEGLVDVPLMIPHVVAGIALYGVFMRHGLIGAPLRKLSIVVTDAYSGIVIAMLFMSLPYLVDTATEGFKEVDPRLENVARSLGASQWRTFREITFPLAFPSILSGAILSWGRAISEFSAVLILAYHPISAPILIFEKFTSFGLRASRPISVLLILICLVIFILLRMPQRRKK from the coding sequence ATGAAAAAAATTTCGAAATTATCATTTGAGAGGATAAAGCAGGAGAGGGTTTTTACCATTTTCCTTTTTTTAGGACTAGTGCTTGTTGCCTTTGTTTTTATTACGCTTGGAAACATGTTTTACAAACAAGCGGAAGATTTTTCGGGTTTAACTGCCGCTGCAACCGACCCTGTCGTTTTAAAGTCAATCGGTATCAGCATATCCATGGCTCTGATCGCTACCTTAGTCGCTTTCTTTTTCGGTGTCCCTTTAGCTTATTTTCTTGCAAGAAAGGAGTTCGCGGGTAAGAGCATAATAGAGGGTTTGGTGGATGTTCCTTTGATGATCCCGCATGTCGTCGCCGGAATTGCATTATATGGTGTGTTCATGCGGCATGGATTGATCGGTGCACCGCTTCGAAAGTTGAGTATTGTAGTTACAGATGCTTATTCAGGAATTGTGATTGCCATGCTCTTCATGAGCCTTCCCTATTTAGTGGATACTGCGACAGAGGGTTTTAAAGAGGTTGATCCGCGTTTAGAGAATGTAGCTCGCTCATTAGGCGCATCCCAATGGAGAACATTTCGGGAAATAACGTTCCCACTTGCTTTTCCTTCCATACTGAGCGGAGCGATCCTAAGCTGGGGACGTGCAATAAGCGAGTTCTCAGCCGTTTTGATCCTTGCATACCATCCCATATCAGCGCCGATTTTGATATTTGAGAAATTTACCTCTTTTGGACTTCGCGCATCAAGACCCATATCAGTTTTGCTGATTCTGATTTGCCTAGTGATATTCATATTATTGCGCATGCCCCAACGGAGAAAGAAATGA